A window of Echeneis naucrates chromosome 13, fEcheNa1.1, whole genome shotgun sequence contains these coding sequences:
- the sytl2b gene encoding synaptotagmin-like protein 2 isoform X2, whose amino-acid sequence MIDLSHLTEEEQGVILAVLRRDAELKRAEDERIRKLEKILSSSSESDSKLKYLTGEWFYEAKSHRHMDKIHGSEIILASMKQRKAAGLDGAVRTERPRTPSGRGSDLVPPPKPARCLEALRPQEINDAEKENPNSAIRSPRLPRHNPFNRASLIAVEPPENNNDMLTGQDQQSSETEPTSTLRNHPAGDASQTSGSVILEGSSVGFKPVPRKRTFLSRHQSCQSETSGPGSVGSTEIIPASRRGLQGGSSGSSTQSGLKSQDETPLKIAVPAFNEACKSTQPSSSADEAYQQPLCAVSQVSSNSSLEKDRKPPSIPRDRPITYMKGHISPERETTKSNEGDDPTQRQYAGLNSVALHTSSIQDSERTHSSVGTTMRPEELSLPQSTMDPDPPVSYDLNFIDKSDLQTQKKPNQKHAFSLSTQATSPIGDDKDSIAKVLDWFNRSIDSSDWLNTDDGLETTKSSDKHVEISKIRREETPRKDGGGFKSERKKEILEIKGINSQRSSYEAKELRATERAGNKEHTEGQEVVQKDTREEMLLQELEDNDNESQPAQISHLKSFWEKSIPGHKILISKSIAASNQGQQQSNPAVEENKETVNNPRVGIHEKYRSDHGDERDQQLVIGPHKDTGDNVHSEHNQLVESEVMDTSSHRNNNDNSDYCYDKLLFSSSDSKTTDPDTERLSVTRPSAQPRTGDQPKPESKSIPSVKPNPAPDSSSRETPQLSKMMPESHMDSFVHTKKTPDSDKLCFSRNSPHMDYKPSGSDAQNPSRAQLHISSNEDIKGRNNEDNSNQLSMSPKQIEDRNNSSPSKRQDLPQQESTAERIKQLKSFWEQERNKPMFYSGKPKAVGNGKVARGANQAMSKRFTKSEYDLRSVGNNSGSDEEDSDRNHDNFTILPLSQRIETSPPILSERRTQFSILREFWDEATSDSQVAFPSEKPRSPRRKEPTNAHLPTQELKSGEPDIFRLSTTVEKARPAAVKASLSPQNRSTSPHDRQMGSGSRAMNDNKNSPSNDVAAGFRTSSKEREKSVQPHGSSRKEIRSPKSRKDNFSTSSSRGNSFRRANSMFMLSVSDENDQGELKMDVSPVHSHSRKQRQNTENSETLTPRARAFVPRDYRHYLGVTDKTSVHTLLAPAPKNEGPEGTLGCEYDLTGPLTTSTPLSSEERYSKKGNRSSQRPQWANYSSSDTGQESSVSSASETWSNSRSSSNRAGGENDEEYQNPVRKALKRAEARPKNLARSMEDITAPLAPISSIPPPSSSLFLDPEHLKKMSKSVPSFLQEEDAGRDTDSISKDSYHGGSLKMGSSLTDLTSSSSKASSLSGSVMTIYSGDFRHVDVQGNIQFSINYIQRLREFHIFVAGCQDLAAVDPKRARSDPYVKSYLVPDKANLGKRKTSVKKKTLNPTFNEILRYRVRMEYLRTQTLILSVWHHDTFGRNSFLGEVDVDLSKWDFDHAHMNNSALKARITSTQAPSNGQGELRLAIRYLPQITHSEGVTKDNPHTGEIHIWVKDCKNLRLIRASIDPYVKCYMLPDTSRKSRQKTRVLRRTADPVFNHTMVYNGIQEADLTEACVELTVWDRDRIASNLLGGVRIGAGTGKSYGAVVDWMDSTPYEVALWERMLAYPNEWVEAVLPLRMLNSSKAAFK is encoded by the exons ATGATTGACCTGAGCCACCTGacggaggaggagcagggggtCATACTGGCAGTGCTGAGGAGGGACGCCGAACTGAAGAGGGCTGAGGATGAAAGAATCAG gaaactggagaaaatattgagcagcagctcagagtcagACAGCAAGCTGAAGTACCTGACTGGAGAATGGTTCTACGAGGCCAAGTCCCACAGACACATGGACAAGATCCACGGCTCAGAAATCATCCTGGCTTCCATGAAACAGAGGAAGGCTGCTGGTCTGG ATGGAGCTGTGAGGACCGAACGACCCAGAACACCCAGCGGTCGAGGCTCAGACCTCGTCCCTCCACCAAAACCTGCCAGATGTTTGGAAGCTTTACGACCACAGGAGATCAA TGATGCTGAAAAAGAGAATCCTAATTCAGCCATCCGTTCTCCAAGATTG CCAAGGCACAACCCTTTCAACCGTGCATCCCTTATTGCTGTTGAACCACCTGAGAATAATAATGACATGTTGACCGGTCAAGACCAGCAGTCATCTGAGACAG AGCCGACATCTACACTGAGGAATCATCCGGCAGGAGATGCCAGTCAGACTTCAGGCTCTGTCATTTTAGAGGGCTCTTCTGTCGGGTTCAAACCAGTGCCAAGGAAGAGAACTTTTCTCTCCAGACATCAATCCTGTCAGTCGGAAACCAGTGGCCCGGGGTCAGTAGGATCAACAGAGATCATTCCTGCCTCAAGAAGAGGCCTCCAGGGTGGCTCCAGCGGGAGCTCCACCCAGTCCGGCCTCAAGAGCCAAGATGAAACGCCTCTGAAAATTGCAGTTCCTGCGTTTAATGAAGCATGTAAGTCCACTCAGCCATCCAGCTCTGCAGATGAAGCCTACCAGCAGCCACTCTGTGCTGTATCTCAAGTTTCCTCTAACTCCAGtctggagaaagacagaaagccACCTTCCATACCAAGAGACAG GCCGATCACATATATGAAAGGTCACATCTcacctgagagagaaacaacaaagaGCAATGAAGGAGATGATCCGACCCAAAGACAATATGCAGGGCTGAATAGTGTCGCCCTGCACACAAGCAGCATTCAGGACTCAGAAAGAACGCACAGCAGCGTGGGAACAACAATGAGGCCGGAGGAGCTGAGTTTGCCCCAAAGCACCATGG ATCCTGATCCTCCCGTATCTTATGATCTCAACTTTATTGATAAGTCTGATCTGCAAACACAGAAGAAACCAAATCAGAAACATGCATTCAGCTTATCCACTCAGGCGACCAGTCCCATCGGCGATGATAAGGACTCCATTGCGAAGGTGCTGGACTGGTTCAACCGCAGCATAGACAGCAGTGATTGGCTGAATACAGATGACGGTCTGGAGACCACGAAAAGCTCTGACAAACACGTGGAAATCAGCAAAATAAGGCGTGAAGAAACACCGAGAAAAGATGGTGGGGGATTTAAAAgtgaaaggaagaaggaaattCTTGAAATAAAGGGAATCAACTCACAAAGATCAAGTTATGAAGCCAAAGAGCTGAGGGCAACAGAAAGAGCAGGCAACAAAGAACACACTGAAGGACAAGAGGTGGTGCAGAAAGATACCAGAGAGGAAATGCTGCTACAGGAATTGGAagacaatgacaatgaaagcCAACCAGCCCAAATCTCTCATCTGAAGTCATTCTGGGAGAAAAGCATCCCAGGCCATAAAATACTAATCAGCAAATCAATCGCAGCCAGCAACCAAGGGCAGCAACAGAGCAACCCAGCAGTGGAGGAAAACAAGGAGACTGTGAACAACCCCCGCGTAGGGATTCATGAGAAGTATCGCTCAGATCATGGGGATGAGAGAGACCAACAGCTGGTAATCGGTCCACACAAAGATACTGGAGACAATGTTCACTCAGAACACAACCAGCTGGTGGAATCTGAGGTGATGGATACTTCATCTCACAGGAACAATAATGACAACTCAGATTATTGTTATGATAAATTACTGTTTAGCTCCTCCGATTCTAAAACAACAGACCCGGACACTGAAAGGTTAAGCGTTACAAGACCCAGTGCTCAGCCGAGGACAGGCGACCAACCTAAGCCAGAGTCTAAGAGCATCCCGTCAGTCAAACCAAATCCAGCACCTGATAGTAGTTCAAGAGAAACCCCACAACTGTCGAAAATGATGCCTGAGTCTCACATGGATTCTTTTGtccacacaaagaaaactcCAGACTCTGACAAGCTCTGTTTCTCTAGAAACAGCCCACATATGGACTACAAACCAAGTGGGAGTGATGCGCAAAACCCATCAAGAGCGCAACTTCACATAAGTTCAAATGAAGACATAAAGGGGCGGAACAATGAGGACAACAGCAACCAGCTGAGCATGTCTCCTAAACAGATAGAGGACAGAAATAACAGTTCTCCCTCAAAAAGACAAGATTTACCACAACAAGAGAGTACAGCTGAGAGGATCAAGCAGCTCAAATCTTTCTGGGAGCAGGAGAGAAACAAGCCCATGTTTTACTCTGGCAAACCGAAAGCTGTTGGGAATGGAAAAGTTGCTCGTGGTGCAAATCAGGCCATGAGTAAAAGATTTACAAAGTCAGAGTACGATCTGAGGTCAGTTGGAAATAATTCAGGCAGTGATGAGGAAGATTCAGACAGAAATCATGATAACTTTACCATTCTCCCTTTGAGTCAGAGAATAGAAACGTCACCCCCTATCCTCAGCGAGCGCCGAACCCAGTTCAGCATCCTTCGCGAGTTCTGGGACGAGGCCACATCAGATTCTCAGGTAGCATTTCCCTCAGAGAAACCCAGAAGCCCTAGAAGGAAAGAGCCAACAAATGCCCATCTTCCCACTCAGGAGTTAAAGAGTGGCGAACCAGATATTTTCCGCTTGTCCACCACTGTTGAGAAAGCAAGACCAGCTGCTGTGAAAGCATCTCTATCTCCACAAAATAGATCCACGTCCCCACACGATAGGCAGATGGGGTCAGGGTCCAGAGCAATGaacgacaacaaaaacagcCCGTCTAATGATGTGGCAGCCGGGTTCAGAACGAGCtcaaaggaaagagagaaatcaGTTCAACCACATGGCAGTTCAAGGAAAGAGATTCGCTCTCCTAAGAGCAGAAAAGACAACTTCAGCACTTCAAGCAGTCGAGGGAATTCTTTCCGTCGCGCCAATAGTATGTTCATGCTGAGTGTTTCTGATGAAAATGATCAAGGAGAGCTCAAAATGGACGTGAGCCCCGTCCACTCCCACAGCAGGAAGCAAAGGCAGAACACTGAAAACAGTGAGACTCTGACTCCACGCGCAAGAGCATTTGTCCCCAGAGACTACAGGCATTACCTGGGCGTGACGGATAAGACCAGCGTCCACACCTTGCTCGCCCCAGCTCCAAAGAACGAGGGGCCAGAGGGGACGTTGGGATGTGAATATGACCTGACCGGGCCCCTGACAACCAGCACCCCACTGAGTTCAGAGGAACGTTACAGCAAGAAGGGTAACAGGTCAAGTCAGCGTCCCCAGTGGGCGAACTACAGCAGTTCTGACACTGGTCAGGAGTCGTCTGTGAGCAGTGCATCAGAAACTTGGTCCAACTCCAGGAGTAGTTCAAACC GTGCTGGAGGTGAAAATGATGAGGAATACCAAAACCCAGTCAGGAAAGCATTGAAGCGAGCAGAGGCTCGGCCGAAAAACCTGGCCAGGAGCATGGAGGACATCACAGCACCTTTAGCACCAA TATCAtccatccctcctccctcctcatccttATTTTTGGACCCAGAGCACCTGAAAAAGATGAGCAAATCAGTTCCTTCATTCCTACAGGAGGAG GATGCTGGCAGGGACACTGACTCCATCAGCAAGGACAGTTACCATGGAGGTAGCCTAAAGATGGGCAGCTCGCTGACTGACCTCACCAGCTCCTCTAGCAAGGCGTCCTCT CTGAGTGGAAGTGTCATGACCATATACAGCGGGGACTTTAGGCACGTGGACGTTCAGGGAAACATCCAATTCTCCATCAACTACATTCAGAGGCTCAGGGAGTTTCACATCTTTGTAGCTGGCTGCCAGGACTTGGCTGCAGTTGATCCAAAGAGGGCTCGTTCAGATCC GTATGTGAAAAGCTACCTGGTACCTGACAAAGCTAACCtgggaaagaggaaaacatctgTGAAAAAGAAGACACTTAATCCAACTTTCAATGAAATCCTCAGA TATCGTGTTCGCATGGAGTACCTCAGAACTCAGACACTCATTCTCTCTGTTTGGCATCACGACACCTTTGGCAGGAACAGTTTCCTGGGTGAGGTTGACGTGGACCTCTCCAAGTGGGACTTTGACCACGCCCATATGAACAACTCAGCTCTGAAAGCAAGG ATTACATCCACTCAGGCGCCATCAAATGGCCAAGGAGAGCTGAGGCTAGCCATTCGTTACCTGCCTCAGATCACGCACAGTGAAG GTGTAACTAAAGACAATCCCCACACTGGAGAGATTCACATTTGGGTGAAAGATTGCAAGAACCTGCGTCTAATCCGGGCCAGCATTGACCCATATGTGAAGTG CTATATGCTGCCAGACACCAGCAGGAAGAGTCGGCAAAAGACCCGTGTGCTGCGGAGGACAGCGGATCCCGTGTTCAACCACACAATGGTGTACAATGGCATCCAGGAGGCAGATCTGACCGAAGCCTGTGTGGAGCTCACCGTCTGGGACCG
- the sytl2b gene encoding synaptotagmin-like protein 2 isoform X1: MIDLSHLTEEEQGVILAVLRRDAELKRAEDERIRKLEKILSSSSESDSKLKYLTGEWFYEAKSHRHMDKIHGSEIILASMKQRKAAGLDGAVRTERPRTPSGRGSDLVPPPKPARCLEALRPQEINDAEKENPNSAIRSPRLPRHNPFNRASLIAVEPPENNNDMLTGQDQQSSETEPTSTLRNHPAGDASQTSGSVILEGSSVGFKPVPRKRTFLSRHQSCQSETSGPGSVGSTEIIPASRRGLQGGSSGSSTQSGLKSQDETPLKIAVPAFNEACKSTQPSSSADEAYQQPLCAVSQVSSNSSLEKDRKPPSIPRDRPITYMKGHISPERETTKSNEGDDPTQRQYAGLNSVALHTSSIQDSERTHSSVGTTMRPEELSLPQSTMDPDPPVSYDLNFIDKSDLQTQKKPNQKHAFSLSTQATSPIGDDKDSIAKVLDWFNRSIDSSDWLNTDDGLETTKSSDKHVEISKIRREETPRKDGGGFKSERKKEILEIKGINSQRSSYEAKELRATERAGNKEHTEGQEVVQKDTREEMLLQELEDNDNESQPAQISHLKSFWEKSIPGHKILISKSIAASNQGQQQSNPAVEENKETVNNPRVGIHEKYRSDHGDERDQQLVIGPHKDTGDNVHSEHNQLVESEVMDTSSHRNNNDNSDYCYDKLLFSSSDSKTTDPDTERLSVTRPSAQPRTGDQPKPESKSIPSVKPNPAPDSSSRETPQLSKMMPESHMDSFVHTKKTPDSDKLCFSRNSPHMDYKPSGSDAQNPSRAQLHISSNEDIKGRNNEDNSNQLSMSPKQIEDRNNSSPSKRQDLPQQESTAERIKQLKSFWEQERNKPMFYSGKPKAVGNGKVARGANQAMSKRFTKSEYDLRSVGNNSGSDEEDSDRNHDNFTILPLSQRIETSPPILSERRTQFSILREFWDEATSDSQVAFPSEKPRSPRRKEPTNAHLPTQELKSGEPDIFRLSTTVEKARPAAVKASLSPQNRSTSPHDRQMGSGSRAMNDNKNSPSNDVAAGFRTSSKEREKSVQPHGSSRKEIRSPKSRKDNFSTSSSRGNSFRRANSMFMLSVSDENDQGELKMDVSPVHSHSRKQRQNTENSETLTPRARAFVPRDYRHYLGVTDKTSVHTLLAPAPKNEGPEGTLGCEYDLTGPLTTSTPLSSEERYSKKGNRSSQRPQWANYSSSDTGQESSVSSASETWSNSRSSSNRAGGENDEEYQNPVRKALKRAEARPKNLARSMEDITAPLAPTQERRQEPTSDLKRVRDVSSIPPPSSSLFLDPEHLKKMSKSVPSFLQEEDAGRDTDSISKDSYHGGSLKMGSSLTDLTSSSSKASSLSGSVMTIYSGDFRHVDVQGNIQFSINYIQRLREFHIFVAGCQDLAAVDPKRARSDPYVKSYLVPDKANLGKRKTSVKKKTLNPTFNEILRYRVRMEYLRTQTLILSVWHHDTFGRNSFLGEVDVDLSKWDFDHAHMNNSALKARITSTQAPSNGQGELRLAIRYLPQITHSEGVTKDNPHTGEIHIWVKDCKNLRLIRASIDPYVKCYMLPDTSRKSRQKTRVLRRTADPVFNHTMVYNGIQEADLTEACVELTVWDRDRIASNLLGGVRIGAGTGKSYGAVVDWMDSTPYEVALWERMLAYPNEWVEAVLPLRMLNSSKAAFK; this comes from the exons ATGATTGACCTGAGCCACCTGacggaggaggagcagggggtCATACTGGCAGTGCTGAGGAGGGACGCCGAACTGAAGAGGGCTGAGGATGAAAGAATCAG gaaactggagaaaatattgagcagcagctcagagtcagACAGCAAGCTGAAGTACCTGACTGGAGAATGGTTCTACGAGGCCAAGTCCCACAGACACATGGACAAGATCCACGGCTCAGAAATCATCCTGGCTTCCATGAAACAGAGGAAGGCTGCTGGTCTGG ATGGAGCTGTGAGGACCGAACGACCCAGAACACCCAGCGGTCGAGGCTCAGACCTCGTCCCTCCACCAAAACCTGCCAGATGTTTGGAAGCTTTACGACCACAGGAGATCAA TGATGCTGAAAAAGAGAATCCTAATTCAGCCATCCGTTCTCCAAGATTG CCAAGGCACAACCCTTTCAACCGTGCATCCCTTATTGCTGTTGAACCACCTGAGAATAATAATGACATGTTGACCGGTCAAGACCAGCAGTCATCTGAGACAG AGCCGACATCTACACTGAGGAATCATCCGGCAGGAGATGCCAGTCAGACTTCAGGCTCTGTCATTTTAGAGGGCTCTTCTGTCGGGTTCAAACCAGTGCCAAGGAAGAGAACTTTTCTCTCCAGACATCAATCCTGTCAGTCGGAAACCAGTGGCCCGGGGTCAGTAGGATCAACAGAGATCATTCCTGCCTCAAGAAGAGGCCTCCAGGGTGGCTCCAGCGGGAGCTCCACCCAGTCCGGCCTCAAGAGCCAAGATGAAACGCCTCTGAAAATTGCAGTTCCTGCGTTTAATGAAGCATGTAAGTCCACTCAGCCATCCAGCTCTGCAGATGAAGCCTACCAGCAGCCACTCTGTGCTGTATCTCAAGTTTCCTCTAACTCCAGtctggagaaagacagaaagccACCTTCCATACCAAGAGACAG GCCGATCACATATATGAAAGGTCACATCTcacctgagagagaaacaacaaagaGCAATGAAGGAGATGATCCGACCCAAAGACAATATGCAGGGCTGAATAGTGTCGCCCTGCACACAAGCAGCATTCAGGACTCAGAAAGAACGCACAGCAGCGTGGGAACAACAATGAGGCCGGAGGAGCTGAGTTTGCCCCAAAGCACCATGG ATCCTGATCCTCCCGTATCTTATGATCTCAACTTTATTGATAAGTCTGATCTGCAAACACAGAAGAAACCAAATCAGAAACATGCATTCAGCTTATCCACTCAGGCGACCAGTCCCATCGGCGATGATAAGGACTCCATTGCGAAGGTGCTGGACTGGTTCAACCGCAGCATAGACAGCAGTGATTGGCTGAATACAGATGACGGTCTGGAGACCACGAAAAGCTCTGACAAACACGTGGAAATCAGCAAAATAAGGCGTGAAGAAACACCGAGAAAAGATGGTGGGGGATTTAAAAgtgaaaggaagaaggaaattCTTGAAATAAAGGGAATCAACTCACAAAGATCAAGTTATGAAGCCAAAGAGCTGAGGGCAACAGAAAGAGCAGGCAACAAAGAACACACTGAAGGACAAGAGGTGGTGCAGAAAGATACCAGAGAGGAAATGCTGCTACAGGAATTGGAagacaatgacaatgaaagcCAACCAGCCCAAATCTCTCATCTGAAGTCATTCTGGGAGAAAAGCATCCCAGGCCATAAAATACTAATCAGCAAATCAATCGCAGCCAGCAACCAAGGGCAGCAACAGAGCAACCCAGCAGTGGAGGAAAACAAGGAGACTGTGAACAACCCCCGCGTAGGGATTCATGAGAAGTATCGCTCAGATCATGGGGATGAGAGAGACCAACAGCTGGTAATCGGTCCACACAAAGATACTGGAGACAATGTTCACTCAGAACACAACCAGCTGGTGGAATCTGAGGTGATGGATACTTCATCTCACAGGAACAATAATGACAACTCAGATTATTGTTATGATAAATTACTGTTTAGCTCCTCCGATTCTAAAACAACAGACCCGGACACTGAAAGGTTAAGCGTTACAAGACCCAGTGCTCAGCCGAGGACAGGCGACCAACCTAAGCCAGAGTCTAAGAGCATCCCGTCAGTCAAACCAAATCCAGCACCTGATAGTAGTTCAAGAGAAACCCCACAACTGTCGAAAATGATGCCTGAGTCTCACATGGATTCTTTTGtccacacaaagaaaactcCAGACTCTGACAAGCTCTGTTTCTCTAGAAACAGCCCACATATGGACTACAAACCAAGTGGGAGTGATGCGCAAAACCCATCAAGAGCGCAACTTCACATAAGTTCAAATGAAGACATAAAGGGGCGGAACAATGAGGACAACAGCAACCAGCTGAGCATGTCTCCTAAACAGATAGAGGACAGAAATAACAGTTCTCCCTCAAAAAGACAAGATTTACCACAACAAGAGAGTACAGCTGAGAGGATCAAGCAGCTCAAATCTTTCTGGGAGCAGGAGAGAAACAAGCCCATGTTTTACTCTGGCAAACCGAAAGCTGTTGGGAATGGAAAAGTTGCTCGTGGTGCAAATCAGGCCATGAGTAAAAGATTTACAAAGTCAGAGTACGATCTGAGGTCAGTTGGAAATAATTCAGGCAGTGATGAGGAAGATTCAGACAGAAATCATGATAACTTTACCATTCTCCCTTTGAGTCAGAGAATAGAAACGTCACCCCCTATCCTCAGCGAGCGCCGAACCCAGTTCAGCATCCTTCGCGAGTTCTGGGACGAGGCCACATCAGATTCTCAGGTAGCATTTCCCTCAGAGAAACCCAGAAGCCCTAGAAGGAAAGAGCCAACAAATGCCCATCTTCCCACTCAGGAGTTAAAGAGTGGCGAACCAGATATTTTCCGCTTGTCCACCACTGTTGAGAAAGCAAGACCAGCTGCTGTGAAAGCATCTCTATCTCCACAAAATAGATCCACGTCCCCACACGATAGGCAGATGGGGTCAGGGTCCAGAGCAATGaacgacaacaaaaacagcCCGTCTAATGATGTGGCAGCCGGGTTCAGAACGAGCtcaaaggaaagagagaaatcaGTTCAACCACATGGCAGTTCAAGGAAAGAGATTCGCTCTCCTAAGAGCAGAAAAGACAACTTCAGCACTTCAAGCAGTCGAGGGAATTCTTTCCGTCGCGCCAATAGTATGTTCATGCTGAGTGTTTCTGATGAAAATGATCAAGGAGAGCTCAAAATGGACGTGAGCCCCGTCCACTCCCACAGCAGGAAGCAAAGGCAGAACACTGAAAACAGTGAGACTCTGACTCCACGCGCAAGAGCATTTGTCCCCAGAGACTACAGGCATTACCTGGGCGTGACGGATAAGACCAGCGTCCACACCTTGCTCGCCCCAGCTCCAAAGAACGAGGGGCCAGAGGGGACGTTGGGATGTGAATATGACCTGACCGGGCCCCTGACAACCAGCACCCCACTGAGTTCAGAGGAACGTTACAGCAAGAAGGGTAACAGGTCAAGTCAGCGTCCCCAGTGGGCGAACTACAGCAGTTCTGACACTGGTCAGGAGTCGTCTGTGAGCAGTGCATCAGAAACTTGGTCCAACTCCAGGAGTAGTTCAAACC GTGCTGGAGGTGAAAATGATGAGGAATACCAAAACCCAGTCAGGAAAGCATTGAAGCGAGCAGAGGCTCGGCCGAAAAACCTGGCCAGGAGCATGGAGGACATCACAGCACCTTTAGCACCAA CCCAAGAAAGAAGGCAAGAGCCAACGTCTGACCTCAAACGCGTTAGAGATG TATCAtccatccctcctccctcctcatccttATTTTTGGACCCAGAGCACCTGAAAAAGATGAGCAAATCAGTTCCTTCATTCCTACAGGAGGAG GATGCTGGCAGGGACACTGACTCCATCAGCAAGGACAGTTACCATGGAGGTAGCCTAAAGATGGGCAGCTCGCTGACTGACCTCACCAGCTCCTCTAGCAAGGCGTCCTCT CTGAGTGGAAGTGTCATGACCATATACAGCGGGGACTTTAGGCACGTGGACGTTCAGGGAAACATCCAATTCTCCATCAACTACATTCAGAGGCTCAGGGAGTTTCACATCTTTGTAGCTGGCTGCCAGGACTTGGCTGCAGTTGATCCAAAGAGGGCTCGTTCAGATCC GTATGTGAAAAGCTACCTGGTACCTGACAAAGCTAACCtgggaaagaggaaaacatctgTGAAAAAGAAGACACTTAATCCAACTTTCAATGAAATCCTCAGA TATCGTGTTCGCATGGAGTACCTCAGAACTCAGACACTCATTCTCTCTGTTTGGCATCACGACACCTTTGGCAGGAACAGTTTCCTGGGTGAGGTTGACGTGGACCTCTCCAAGTGGGACTTTGACCACGCCCATATGAACAACTCAGCTCTGAAAGCAAGG ATTACATCCACTCAGGCGCCATCAAATGGCCAAGGAGAGCTGAGGCTAGCCATTCGTTACCTGCCTCAGATCACGCACAGTGAAG GTGTAACTAAAGACAATCCCCACACTGGAGAGATTCACATTTGGGTGAAAGATTGCAAGAACCTGCGTCTAATCCGGGCCAGCATTGACCCATATGTGAAGTG CTATATGCTGCCAGACACCAGCAGGAAGAGTCGGCAAAAGACCCGTGTGCTGCGGAGGACAGCGGATCCCGTGTTCAACCACACAATGGTGTACAATGGCATCCAGGAGGCAGATCTGACCGAAGCCTGTGTGGAGCTCACCGTCTGGGACCG